The following is a genomic window from Amphiura filiformis chromosome 4, Afil_fr2py, whole genome shotgun sequence.
ATTGTCATTCAAAAGTAAAGTATCTCCACCAGTTTGTAAAGACAGTATATACAAGTATCACAGCCCTGACAAAACATATTTTAATCAAAGACATTACACCCAAAGAGAGCAGACTGTGTCATATTTATATGTCGcccatggagggcaaaatagtatACCTCCAGATAAATTTGCCATGTGCCTGGTAAACTTGTATTTGAAGTGTGTGCTTGTTTGCATTTTACGGCTACTGCTTTGTGCAGATCAGGTGCTAAGTGCTATGTACACCAATTTTTGCATTGCTCAAGCTTGAAGACACAAATTtgatatgaagttttttgataaaTGGCAGagataattttttattactttcatGGTCTGTGCTCTGCATCGAGCATACAGCATACGCAGAAGCGATAAACAATCAAGTTGTCATCGCTGATTGGCTGATAATTATCATAATGGTCATGACAACAAGACGTTTTACCCATTGGCACGTCAACCTCACCTCTTCTATGTGATCGATAACCACCAGCGAGTATGCAGACCACATAAGTATTAGAAAATTTACTTTACACTATTTTGTCAACATGGTAGATTttcagagttggtactctttgggtcttaTCTCTTTGATTTTAATAAAGACTCAGACTTTGATCAGTATTAAATAGTTACAGCTCTTGCAGAATTGAAAAAGATGAAAACATGATCGTGAACAAATTGGGTAGGTTGTGCCCCAAAATTGGTCTTTTTTGCATGTATTGTAACAAAAGCATCACCATTTCAGAACTGCAATAGATGTAGTCACATatgatacataattataatatgtgtgttactgcaactatatatatatataccgatACTTAGTATTTGGTAGCAATATAAGGTctaaaacaaaaattgtttgattggcataactcAACCTATGCTAAATATACTGCCAGCCTTGAATATTCTTATTAATtttaaagaatgaaaaaaaagtcCTTTACATTTAATATGTTCTGAATGATAAATTCTCTAAAAATGGATTCAAGTAGTTTCTAACTGCTTGATTTCATTTATTAAGAGGTTAAGAGTAAAcagatatatgtgtacatccatatcaaaacgatgcacttgtcggctgctacatgtgtctcatttcacataatagctaggaataaataccagactcatctcaagtggaggtcacctcaaatcataccgaagtcacttgatttaggaatacagagaacatattcCTAAACTATGTGATCTGGGGATATTTTGAAGTGACGTCCACtttagatgagtctggtatttattcctagctattatgtgaaatgagacacatgtagcagccgacaagtgcatcgttttgatatggatgtacacatatgaatTTTAACAGTTTCATGATATACTGTGTGTATCACCATCTTTAAGTATTCAAAAACAAGCAAGTTATATTTAGTAGTCTTTGACCAAAAAACAATTCCTACCTACTTACCCTAAACTGTTATgccaaacaaacaatttatttatGTAGACCTAACCTGTCAAAAACAAACAACTTTGCTTAAATTCCCAGCTCTAATTCAAAACGAAACTTAAGGACTTGAAGAACATATCCCAACCTTTGTCTTCATTTCAATGTAGAGATTTCACTTTGAGCCAAAATGGCCTCATCCCCAATGAAATAGTTCAATAACTCCCATTGAACAATCATAGctcaaaatgtgacctcaagttgcagaatatatatgagtttttgtactcaaatccaTGGACGAAACAGACGCtttccaaacagtcaaagtctcagcatcacctgataatgaaggccgattgttccatgaaatgcgataggcaaaactgctatgcacataccCCATATCGCTTATACTGGTAGcgaatggtctgtagtagtctgtgctcaaatatgaccttaatctcccacacagggagtatgaatttcaaaagggactacctgaatgggtgattccatctgaAATCTATACTCCTGTGTGGGAAATTCTTACATTAATAAAACACAagattggaatattccatgccTGTGTTCTCTAAGCGTACCTGAATTCTGCTGACACCGGTACATTGTTCAGACCTTGCGACAATGCTCATCTCACTTCTTTTGTGGACTGTACACTCACgttatttgcgctatttttgagttcgcacacccccataggcaacatgccatgtttccgcagTATGGGGAAATAaatgtaatgtcttccatagagatgtatggatttcaattggaatagcccaatagtccTCTGCACTGACAGATTAGCATTAATGAGTTTTGTCCTGGTTTTGTTGAGTCATCACACAATGTTTATATCTTGACAGTAAATAAGACAGGTTTGGTTGGGTTGGTCTGTACACCTGTTTTGAAGAGTGCCTTGTGTATGACTGATGGGTCTATTGATGAGGATTGAGGTAACGAGTCTGATCTCATACCGGATGTAGGTAACTCCACATTGGAACGGCTGTATAATCTGAAAACATAACAACAACAAATTCTTTTAGTTTAGGTTGGTATTGAATTCAATTGTCAAGTTTCAGTTCAATTCTTATTTTTTGAATGGACATACTGCCACTGGTAAACATACTGTTAAAAATAATTCTGCAAGTGCAGTTGAGTCACACAATTTTCATGGACGCAAATATTTTTTCAGGAAATGAATaaattaaccctaacgccctagctgctttttggcgagggggaaggaaagaagaaaggaagaaagaaagaagaagaagagaaaactttttttctcgggtgcggttttgaaccaccgacccttcGGGCGCCAGACATGtgcacaggcctaccttgccacgggggtgtagctttgccggccaagctttccgtgaccATATGACTGTTCTCATGATGACACAATCGCATCACGCGTGATACCTGCCTGTGCATATGCTTTGTGAACtgtggttttttgttgtttggtacggttagggttaatgaaattTTCATGTTGCTCCAAATCACAAAAATTTAATGCCACCAAAATAGTGTGCTTCACACTATGCTGCACAAACAGACAAATGATGAAAGggttttttgtttattattttcttatttccaTCCATATCAGATGCATGAATCTCACTTGTTCATTCAATGTGAGTCTTCCATACTTGCTCATTTGCTTCCATTGTTAGTAGTGACTCTACAACCTCCGGGTCTAAAAAGGCCATTTTGCCCCATAATTTTCTGGGTTCCTGTAGGCTGTTGCAGAAAGCagtgactgtcttttggaatttgcaggagagcatagctcttctagagccttcaaggagctgtttagagcatttacaatagaatatcaggggagaatggtcaactaaggaaagctaaaaatcactctcctatatcagatttaaggtaAGCAGAAGAGCgcaattgctctcgctctcctcaaaaggcagtccctgagaaAGGTCTCATGGCCACCTTCATTTAGAGCTACTTATCTCAAATTATAAGAAATTTGTAAGCAGCATGGTTCCTTAACTATTACCATTTTGTAGGCATAGCAGAACTTCCAATTCAATTTGACGATCAATGAAACAAATTAAACCACTACTGCCcaaattaggcctacttacttGAATCTATCACTAAGAGAAGATGGTTTCTGTGTAGCGGCAGAGGCTGCAGCTACCGTTGCTGCTGTAATCATGCCAGTCTTTGGTTTAGCCTGCTGCTGCACTTGCTGCACTGCCTCTGGTACTGTACTTGTGTCCAGCTTACACTGCATTGGTTGGCCATCTAATTCCCTATCATGGTATGTGGTAATTGCCTGTAATGCTTGTTCTCGCTTGATGTAGATGACCTCAGCCAGACCAGGTCGCACTAGTCTGGCTCTTGTGAGATTACCGATTGCGCCAAAAAGTTCCTGTGGGAAACAATAGGTACCGGTAAGCATTCATTTTAAGCATTAAGTATATATAGATCCCATTTTTACCTTCAAGAGGCAGTGATGTCAGTCAAGTTATCATTGGGCCCATATACAAATCACTGGTGTACATATGCACACGTTTAAAGACCTTGCATAAGCGGATATGCCCATGTGAAACAGCTGCCTCGACAAGAAGAAAGATGGTATattgtaaagattcgcctaatggtgcagATGGGCTACTTTAAATTTCACAAAATAGAGAGCTGCCTCCTCTGAAAATTTCCGCAAGAATTAAGTGTCTATGCCCTTTATTTGCTAGTGGGATTTTTGCAGGACTCTTTTATTTTGAACATAAAATAAGTGAGTCCAtcagcgccattaggcgaatctttgtGGAATATGCTTAAAGCTGCAACAAACTTGTGCATTCACGTGTATTCATTGTGTGTCAAATCAATAACATGTAAGTTTCTTGTTTCTAGTCACACACTGTATATCACTTGAAAGTATTGATCTGTAcatatatttttgcttccatCCCCCTTGTGTAATTTCAGAGCAAATGCTGTCATTTTTAATGAACTAGTTTATCAAGATCTAATGAACAGGACACAAAATTTACAACAAGACCTCACAGTAAGGGCACACATAGACCAAACAATGGATTAATAAAAGCCCTAGAATTACGGCTGGATGAATTAAAAGCTGACCTTTTTGCCCCCATCAGTGTATAAAAAATGAGAGTACATTTTGTATAACGACGCCTTGCACATAGACCTTTGACCAAGTTGGTGAAGTACAGCATGTCTGGCAATGCCGattcaaccagaaccagaactctgcaactgggctattccagttggaatccacacaccctatgaaagacatgacttaatctcccacacagggggtgtagatttctaatgcattcaaccattcaggtaaccccatttgaaattcacactcaatgtgtggaagattaagatcatgtcttccatagggacatggatttcagctggaataaaaCATTGTGGGCAAGGCTAATTCCAGCTGATATCGCAAAGTACAATTCTGCACACTTCCAAGCAAATCATACACAATTTTGTAGCAGTTCACAACATCAAATATGCTGACTACCATTACCAGATTACCTCACCAATCAATCATGAATACCCAAAGTAATATTTTGTAcacagaatgggctattccagttgaaacccatatcccctatggaagacatgaccttaatctgccatacagggagtgtgaatttcaaacgagttccctgaatgagtggctccatttgaaatctaccccccaTGTAGAAAATTAagcttatgtcttccatagggagggtggatttcaactggaatagccctataaaCCAAGAGCTTACCTTAATATCTTCCTCTGTGACTACAGGATGTAAATTACTAATAATAATTCTTGTTCCTTGTACAGCTGGTGGGGTGCTTATTCTTGGTCTTGGTGCAGACACTCTATCCAGAGCACTAATCCTCtgcaaaaatatacaatatgtgatggcatgaaaactggtcttggaaaaatacaaactgaaaaccatgtttttcaccattttctttgaatttgattcagaaataggcaaaaaaaaaaacccacggaaaacaataacaaaacacACTGAAATCGGCTAAAATGCCAAAATTTTTCATGCCTGGATATATGAATGATATATCCAAAGATGCATATGGAAAGCTTATTAAAATGGGAACCGAACCATttcttgaaaaataataaatatagctTTAAAACAAGGCCtagaaaataattgtttgattggcatttacaaaaaaaaaataaaatagggtaggtcggttggcattaaaaaaaaaaaaattttacacacattttaagcagtAAATTGCAtatgaaacatttttatttctttttttttttttaaatttctttctttctttttttaaatttttttaaatttttttgaaaaaaaaaaaaaaaaaaaagtctagggtcaggcctatttttagggtcggtcaggttacgccaaacaaacaattttttttaggcctaataccACTAACTGCATGGCAGAAATTGTACATTTTCCAGATACTGATTTTCTAATAACAAACTTCCATGAGTACAGATGAGTTAGATTGCGCATGTTAACAACTTAACACCGCATACTTCGTGGTAGCTCAGACACTGCCTGGATACAAAATCGTTCTGTGTGGTTGGTCGACTTAAATAAACACTTGTGGACCCCCAGGTTGCCTTCAAATGTGCATGTTCTGTCCAAGAATTAATTATAGTAGACACTAGTTCACTTTCAGCTTTTAAATTGGTATACTGCTAGACTGAGTAGACTCTGGTCCATGCCTCTATAGGCCAACCAGTCCCCACCAGCTTTATTCTCCAATCATGGGAAAGATTGAGCTTGCTTGGAATTGTCATGGACAAAGAACTTACAGCTTCTTGTCTGATTTATGTGTACAAAACTCAAGGAACTGAatctgatcctggctgtgaaggtTTATTGTGAGTGGGTGCTTTTTAGCAGCAACTCTTCAAGGGTTTACATGGCAtgtcttttatctcattgcaagaTAGAGTGAATTTCTGTGGCACTGAATCCATTTCTTTAAAATCTTCTGACTCGCCTACAATTATCCCAAATAAGTgcaataccaatattttcaagcaAACATTCCAACTCCTGGAATAATCTCCCTGCTGATGTTAGGAacgttcaaattttcaaatgtttcaaatCTGAGCTCCTTAATCACTACATCTCAAATTAACCTGTCAGTATccataaataaattcatcaggattgttcataattcacaatatgcaaatgTTTCTTCTGTGCAGGTCCAGAAATATTTCGGTATGGAAGTCTTAGGCATGCCTCAGTGGCATTTCGTGCTGCACCGTGGTACTTTCTCAAACTGACGCCACCAACGTCAAGTTCCAGCAGGAAACAGACGAGGAGTGCgagagttgatcagtcaatttgatatGGTGCTACGGTGTGGTACATGGCATCATTGGGGTGTGTAAGGGACCTTTGTGCCGAGGTGTTTTTTGGATTTGTACGGGGGAACATTTTCAAATTGTGAACTTATCAGTATACCTACTTTGTGCAATTTCACTAATGCTTATTGAATTATGCGATGTCTTTACCCTATATTTGGCAACTcaattagtattatattgtatttttaatgtattttatagtgttttttaaatgtgtttataattatgtactgtgtaattttagttcttttattttggtgtgtgtataagggaCCCCATCTAGTGGGCCTGTtcggggttgcccttttgcaccacacaccgcattttgatatttttatgtgcaataaaggtattaaactaaactaaactaaactaaactaaactaaaccccCTGTATTGTGTTGTGTTAAATGGTTTATAGAGTGACGTGTGGCCACAGTGATCAGTAGCAAGTTGTTATGTGTGCTGACATTAGCCATTTCACATTCTCCGCACAACTCTGCAGGGAAATTTAGCATCCGCACAATTTCCCCACAAAACGTGCTACTTTTTCCCACACAATATGCCATTTTCCCCACCTATAtatgtaagggctcatattgaaattcccttacataggaaggtgtgcgccatcctgcagctttcctgagCTAGCcgccttttgttaaaatcctgggcagggtgtatcactgatgcatataatccatccgttttatgaccgagctttcctgaggcgcacgcttagcgagggaatcctgccttctttctgtgtgaaaacgtggtaggtagggtatttcaatatgagccctaaacagGTTGTCACTGGGGGCTCACTCTAGTGATTGCACTTCCTGATTCTAATTCTAgattctttgtttttgtttctacGAAGCTTGCTTCGGTGCTCCTTCAAGAAGAGGAATTTACGTGCAACTACTACGATGCTATCATGGGGTAATGGAAGTCAAaatatttatgtaaaataaaataattttgcgaCCGACCGATCCATTTTTGAACCAAATGTAACcggaattcaaaataatttttgtaaaataaaatatttaaagaaacgaagctcagacaaactggcattatattaaaggagagaaaaaatcagaacagttcggattcgaaccagcgtgcactaacgattacatgtcgtatagctcaccaccacacgccacaacagctcatggcggatctaccggcgaattgaacatgtaatgattttattctctcgaaaatgtctcacggccaatgtaattttaattataattagagaggtcggcctatctgctgtgtcctggcagaacatcagtcaatatgagacattaaatattaaatgcgaggatccagaggatacatgcctgagaaaatatataataattaaagaaacaaagctcagacaaactggcattatattaaaggagagaaaaaatcagaaccgttcggattcgaaccagcgtgcactaacgattacatgtcgcatagctcaccaccacacgccacaacagctcatggcggatctaccggcgaattgaacatgtaatgattttattctctcgaaaatgtctcacggccaatgtaatcttaattataattagagggcggcctatctgctgtgtcctggcagaacatcagtcaatatgagacattaaatattaaatgcgaggatccagaggatacatgcctgagaaaatatataataattaaagaaacgaagctcagacaaactggcattatattaaaggagagaaaaaatcagaaccgttcggattcgaaccagcgtgcactaacgattacatgtcgtataaaataaaatatgttatcAACTCGCAGCATGTTCCAGCGAAGACACAAGTTACCTGAAACAGTCTTATTtaattctcttcttttttttgttttaacatgttaaaacatgttaaaacaagTACTTACAGGAGCAGCAGGGGGAAGGACTGGTGGAGGTTTGATGCGCGCTATTCCTGATGTTGGTGGCGTCACTCTTGCCATCATCTCTCGTTTCACTTTAGCTGGTAGCACATAATCTTCTAATGGTTCTGATTTCACTGGTACAGGAGCGGCTCTTCTCTGCAGAAAGTATTCAAAAAACAAACCAGTAtaccaaaatataaacaagacttCAAATTGACAGACAGAACTTATTATAGTTTATTAAGTAAAGGATGAAAAAGTAGTAGCACATAGGTTAGCAGCATGGATATTGATATTGTACTCTGTCATTAtgatatttgcttaaaaagttacattttcaGAGTCTTTATTGAGCAGCAATGTAGCATGCAACACCATCACAGCTTCTTCAAACGCAGCGCTAAAATGAAGATGGTGTGGTATGGTGTCGTAAACTACATTAATTGTTGTTCAACAAAGACTCTGAAAAAGTAACTTGAAAGCAAATGGCATGTaccatatttactctattaaatgCCCCACGGGCCTTGCAATTTCCAAaacgggggcgtttattagaggtcatttttacaaCGATAAATCCTGAAAAAATTATTAGGTCAGCTTAAAAATCACAgcaaaatgacaaactatgaacttacagtctgtccacttagaagtacaaaccaaatctgtggcatcgggggtcgatgctttgcatcacacgcgagcgcgacgcgacgcgtaaagagagtggtgcacaaatcgcggagcagttggcgcgccaaagaagtattacactgaaataattattctcatacctccagtttccgaggtctatttactttgtacttctatgtggacagactataggaTCAATGACTTCCAGTTGAACCGGTTCACTTCCGGATTTTGCGATGTCATTTTCAACCGTTATCAATCCTGTGTGGACCGTGGAAAGCTTACTTACACAAGAAAGCATGAAAAATTTAGCatgttttaaacatcttggttgaaaacaaTGGTGGGGGGGGATTTAATAGAAGGGGGCGACTAAAAGAGGAAATATGGTTGTAACCATTTGAAATGAATTGAATTAGACCTGCTTGTGTCTACATACATGAGTTATGTATACATTTACTGTGTCAGAATGAATGGCATCCATCTTAAGCTAGGTTAATTGAAATGCATACTTCTTCCACATGTAAAATTGGATCTTCTTGATTCATTGAGGTatatcactttttgaaacttaacGAGTATGTTTTGTCCTGCGTTTGCTAGTGATGTCAGCACTTTTTCACTGTTGCTCCGCAAGTGTGTCAACAAACTGCCCTTGTACTCACTGTTATACTCTtgggattaggttagcatgtGTTCAATAAGATGACCAGCAAAATACACACCTACATCACTACCTGACTTGAGGTGGAAAGTATACATGTTAAACTAACATTGTCAGAGTAAGTTGCATTAACCCTAACCTGCCAGGGTTTTTTGGcaatgggaagggaaagaaggaataaagagagaaaacaaagaaagaagttgctTGCtccgggtgggattcgaacctgagacccccccccccgcgtcatcacaccacgtgggatgcacgtacgaacagtgcatatatcaagtattcaagtagtattttgtagtacttgggCATGTTAGGGTTAAGTTATCAAACTTACTTATTAATAAAAGCATTTCTTCCAAGACTGGAAAAAATGCATTTCCTGGTAGGAAAGTCATAACAACACATCCCACAAGttgtatatttctttatttgaggaCACAAAAAAATCTTCCAATGCCAAAATTACCTAACAAGGAGCTTCTAGAAAGATACAAtctaaattattttacaattatgttttgtttgtgtCATATGATGTAAACTTTTTCTCCCTGCAATTACCTTTAATGTAGCAGATTGGTTAACTGTAGTTATTTTCAGGCCACCACCCTGGCCTATGCCCACGGTGTTACCAGTCTTTTTTGTGAGTGATATCACGTTTCCACCTTTATTTTTCTTAAAACCTTGTTGCTGATGTTGCTGTTGTGGTCTAGATGCCTGTGGATTTTTGATTGTAATTTGAGTAGGTGCTGGCTGAATATGCTGTGCCTGGGCTCCTGGGTTTCgaattgtcacttgtgtcaagcCAAGCTGATGATGTTAAAACAGAGAATAATTCATGTTAGCACTCTTTTACAATGGTTCAAAATAAATAAGAGATTCAGAGATGTTAGTGGGGTCTGTCAAAACTTCCTGAGCATTTTGTGAACTGTAGAAATTTCGTTTCACAGCACTtgcaagaatcaatcttgattcttgcagaataaatttgcgggaatcatttgattccctgtttacgagaatctttgcgagaatcgattctctgattcacgccgaaattctgaccctgcataCTAAATATGTAAATTGCCATTCCACTCACCAAATTAAATGTTGATAcaagcaattttgacattatgGTCTTGTCTCCCCAACACTGATTGATGGGCAATGGGAGAGGGAAGGGGAaagtttgtacttctcatcaaataTAGTTACGGTAATACCGTCACTCTACTAGCATACGGGCAAAAAAGAGTTCCAACACTTAAAGTGTGCCAactatattttcaaatatttgcaGGATATCGAATTCACTGAAGGGGTATAACACAACCCTTTAACAACTTAATGATACTATTGTATGCCATTAGCTTCAGAAACATACCTACATGTATGATCATcaatttcctgaaaatccatctggtccttggACAGGTGGCCAAGGGCTTGCATGCGGTATTGAACAATTAGGGGGTTTGGCTTGTTCTATgatgaattatcatcatccaatttcaGAAATGCACAAAGTAATTCATTTTTTTCccatttccagatttttttggccaaatttccgGAGGATTTACATTCCTTTATGATGCGATGTGCAAGTTAGTGCTACGTCTGCCCACGTTTACATTTCACATTCACGAATTACTTACATTTCCCATGTTTCTTGAGATCTGTCCCTGTTGTCCaggttgttgctgttgttgttgtttctgcTTAGGACCCACATTGGTGACGCCCTCACCACTAAAGCGTCTCTTGGCATTCAACTTGACCCTGGCATCAGTCTGCTGAGCTTTCTTATTCAGCTTCAGCCGTGCATCAGTTTGTCTTGCCTTCATATTGAGTTTATCCCTAGCGTCTGGGAGTTGCACGGAAATACTTTGCTGAGGCCTGAACGTGGCCTGTCTAGCCAAGGATTGGTTTACTTGTGTACCTGATGGCATGGCAACATTTTGTGGGTTCTGTTTGATGATAGTGTTTCCACCACCACCTCGTCCTCCTCTAAATCCACCTCTACCTTTACGGAATCCCCCTCCTCTGCCTCCTTGCATACCTCCTCTACTTAGCATGCCCCCACGAGCTCCTCGCATGCCTCCACGTGCTCCTCGCATGCCTCCACGAGCTCCTTTCATGCCTCCACGAGCTCCTTGCTGCACACCACCTTGTGCAACAATTCTGCCTCCTCCACCCCTCATGCCACTACCACGTCTATTCCCTCTACCTCGGCCCCTGGAATGAGAAAAGAAACATCTTTAGAAGTTAAGCATAAAACCCACAAAGCTTTCATTGGTGAAAAATCTTCTTTTAATCTTGCACTGGACACAACCGTTGTCAGTACTATAATGCAGAATGTCACATCATCAAAAGCCATCGGCGACCCACTGCAGGGTGAAGGCCTCTCCAACATGATGCCACCCAGAGTTCATGGCCCAAATTTCTGAGCCGTAAATTTACTACTggtaatgaatttccaaaatggcaccgggtgcgcgatttccctatgctgagagcggctgaatattgcgcatgctcaggtaaggaatgctcacatacctaGCTAGCTAGGCTATCGCACGCATCGGTCATCAtcagacgtggtctaattctgcataaaaccgggccacATTATTTCTATCtactgcgcattcaaattgctttgtattgcattgtaaaattcatttgtgtccatgctaattatgtttacacaacatgaactcacatgttttcaggCAAATtcaccgataataggtgatcaaaagcgatcggaatgttacaaaagtacagatcacattcagcttacttcatatgagatgatctttgaaaaaatacggcataatttgtcatggtgcttgcggaatgccatgcagtaaaatattaaaacgttgcggcaattcatgattgacaactaaaaatcggcgtgtcgttcgtatcctccgttgtcaatttcttatctactcactaat
Proteins encoded in this region:
- the LOC140151232 gene encoding uncharacterized protein; this encodes MADVYKSLDDIILEGNFGTSGNRGRGRGRGNRRGSGMRGGGGRIVAQGGVQQGARGGMKGARGGMRGARGGMRGARGGMLSRGGMQGGRGGGFRKGRGGFRGGRGGGGNTIIKQNPQNVAMPSGTQVNQSLARQATFRPQQSISVQLPDARDKLNMKARQTDARLKLNKKAQQTDARVKLNAKRRFSGEGVTNVGPKQKQQQQQQPGQQGQISRNMGNLGLTQVTIRNPGAQAQHIQPAPTQITIKNPQASRPQQQHQQQGFKKNKGGNVISLTKKTGNTVGIGQGGGLKITTVNQSATLKRRAAPVPVKSEPLEDYVLPAKVKREMMARVTPPTSGIARIKPPPVLPPAAPRISALDRVSAPRPRISTPPAVQGTRIIISNLHPVVTEEDIKELFGAIGNLTRARLVRPGLAEVIYIKREQALQAITTYHDRELDGQPMQCKLDTSTVPEAVQQVQQQAKPKTGMITAATVAAASAATQKPSSLSDRFKLYSRSNVELPTSGMRSDSLPQSSSIDPSVIHKALFKTGVQTNPTKPVLFTVKI